The Meles meles chromosome 12, mMelMel3.1 paternal haplotype, whole genome shotgun sequence genomic sequence TACTGCATTTGATATATcgggttaaataaaataaatatattattttcgcATAAGTAGTTACCCACAACTGTGTAGTAGGCAAATTGAGAATTGATGGTGGTCTGAAAGACAACCTGGTTgtgtttttaagagtttttatctcttagaaataaagaccaaaatatatatggataaaATATAACAGCTGAAATTTTCTTCAGAGTAATCTACGGGGTAGAGGAGACAAAAACAGCTCTAAGTTGGGGACTGTCGCTAGTGGCTACACGGGGATTTGTTACCCATTTTCTGCTTTTGTGCGTATTTGCGGTATTCTGTAGTAAGGGTTTTAAAAGCTGATAAAACAGCATGAAATTGCTCTATTATTTGGTATCTTTAAGAAATGCCATCTAGTTTAAAAGTGCAGATAAGTCAGATTTCTAAGTAGGGAGTTACCTTAGGAAATAAATCTGTCTTATGAGGTCAGTTGATATTTTAACCCACTTTGCTGTTTTTTGTAGCAGTCAGATGCCCTGATAACCATTGTCCTGCCCCCGACACCCTCACCTCCATACACACAGCTGGTCAGGTGTCCCGGTGACCTGTTAAGATGTGTACTGTCAATTTATGGTTTAAGCATAGAAATGACTAGAACTTCAAGATTCATGTTTTCATATAAACCTTCCTGGCTTCCTTTTGTATCTCTgcccttgtctttatttttcccaactaactttttaaatttcttgctcacctatttctcccctttcccctaACTTGCTCTCTCAGCCACTTTTGTAAGTGTATAATGTATCCTTCCAGAATTTTCTTATGTACatataagcacataaaaagatacatatttctctccttttaaagGCAAATGTAGCATACCATAAAAGGTGTCCATCTTGTTTTCCTAACTGAATATGACTCTCCAAGCCGTATCTAGAACAGATTCTTCATTACAGGTGCATAATTGTTCATTGGGTGactgtatcattccaattttagtatatgtgctgccgaagcgagcacaggtgACTGTATCAAAATGCGTTGAGCCCCTCACTTACTGGTGGACATTtgtttttccagtattttatgtattttactcTAAAATCATGGGACCTTGTCTATATATTTTTCAGTGGTCTTAAATCCTGTTTTGGAGTGGGGTTagctataaataaaaatatcattagcTTTGCAAAGACTTTACTAAGTTACTGTGTTTAATGGGAATTATTCGTGTTTCAGGTTGCTCTTCTATTATTAGAAAAAGAAGTGTTAGATAAGAATGATATGGTTGAACTTTTGGGCCCCAGACCGTTTGCGGAAAAATCTACCTATGAAGAATTTGTAGAAGGCACTGGCAGCTTGGATGAGGACACTTCGCTTCCAGAGGGCCTTAAAGACTGGAACAAAGAacgggaaaaggagaaagaggagcccCGGGATGAGAAAGTCGCCAACCAGATCCAAGAAGGGAGACCATTTTAGTTTGTGCCTTTGTCAAGGTCGACTCTGGCTCTCTCAGAGGAATAAGGACACTGTGGGGTTGATCGTAACCATCTGCTGACCTGGTTGAGATGGTGGGAAAGAGGGGTCCTTAGTCCTCAGCCTCTGAAGTCACAGCCTGGGTGGCAGGGTGACTTTCTGAATGCCCAGGAGAATGTGTCCCAAGCCCACCAGGCTCTCGGACAGTGGCTGGGAGCATGGAGAGGGCACCCAGCGCCGCTCCCTCCGCCGTCCGTGGTGCCAGCTGGTGTGCGTCGGGCATCGACCGACCATCCATGGAGGCTTGCCAGGGTGGGAGAGGTGTATTATTCTCTTTCCATCACCCACTCTTCATTCCTGTTTCCCTTCAGAGTTTCCTTCTGTGGATGAGCTGTGAAATTACATTGGAGTTCTgataagaatattttaatttgacTTAATACTTAAAAGATTGAATCCAGATCACATGTTGCTGTTTTAATGGAATGGTTTTCTACAGAGAGCTGTAACATATCTACAAATATGAATGTATTATGTAAATACGGCTTCTTTACGTCAAAAATAAAGTGTACTgtacttttttccttctgaacTCAACAGCAGGTCACTGTTTCGTGCTTGGggtattttcttttagaaaacctaatggggcacctgggtggctcagtgtgttgaagcctctgccttcagctcaggtcatgatcccaagaaggtcctaggatcaagccctgcatccggctctctgctcctcagggagcctgcttccttctctctgcctgcctctctgcccacttgtgatctctgtctgtcaaataaataaataaataaaatcttaaaaaaaaaaaaaaaaaaaacctaatgggAAGGAATCAAGTGTTCTAACTTTGGAGAGAGGAATCCTTTAAAACCTTGGTCCTGCTGGTTCTTACCTGCTCCCCTAAGAGGCTTGGTAATTTCCAGAGTCCTACATTCTGGAATGATGGTCTCTGGATGTAAAGTACATTGAAAACATAAAGAAGTACATTGATAAGTCAGTGCAACAATCTGTGGCAACGGCATCAGTTTAGAGCCTCACGAGGCCGGTCGGTCCTGGCGTCTGGGTCTGGAAGTCAGTGTGGCATCAGAGCAGGTCCGGCAGGCTGTCCCACGCCATTCCGTTGGATCGCGGTTACTTCAACTTGCCTCGTGTGTTTTTGATGCAGTTAAGTATGTTGTGGGAGAAACAACTTCTCAGCCTTCAGACGAAGATACAGGTGGCACCCCCAGGGCAGCATGGGACCGACGGGGAGGGCGGTGGCATGAGCAGGCTGCTCTGTCCCGGGACCCCTCCACCGGGTGGCCCAGAGCAGCGGAGCTCCAGCTCACTGCACAGCCGCACCGTCTGCAGATGCCAGCGGCTCAGTATTCTGGGCGCACGGGAGCCCTCCTCCGCTCACACTGCAGTCGCTCAGCGCCTCTGCCCAGTGACCTGCAGATGTGACAGACTTACTGCCCCCCTTCCTCAGAGGATGTCTGTGGGAGGTGATTCAGTGAAATTGACTGGAGACAGGATTCACTTGACCATCAGGGTGTCAGCGTGCTGTTCCCCACACAATCCGGAGACGACGAGACTACTTCCTCGCGACACTACGAGGAGAGGCGCCCATTAGTGCGGAGGTCTGGTAGCCTTGGCTGTGAGGCCTCCTGAGTGGAATGATGCGGGATGTGCCACCTAAGAGTCAGGTTTGATCTAGTGAGAAAAGGGACAAAGCCATGCATGAGATGGTTGGTCAGGTGCTAACTCATCTGCATTTCGAATTCAAGCCTGCGGAGTCTTGAGAAGGCAACCAGAATGGCCTGGAAGAACCACCACCGCCACCCTCGGGTTTTCTGATCTGCACAAGGAGGCCCGCAGCACTGTGGTGAGCAAGACCCACGTTGGCTCCCACGTGGAGCCTGACTCACACCAGGGGCTCACAGCACGcgtcctttctctcttccaagGTCAGTCGCACCTGGCCTATTTCCAGGGTAGATGTGGTTAGTAAGAGACTTCAGATTTCTGCAGAAATGGGACCTGTTTTCACCACAGTTCAAGCCACACTGCCATGTTTAGTGAGTCCCTTTCTGTGTGCCCCAGGTTGGGGCTCAGCCCAGTATAGTTAGTTATTGGGTGTAAGCTACGGCATCACAGAGCTCAGGCCTTCTGTCAGGTGGGGGAGTTAGGTTACACTGTGGGGTAAACCCCAAAATGACTCCAAAGGACAGTCCTCTCTTTCTCACTCCTTGTTCAACAAAGGTCAGAGGGGGCTGTGCTCAGCAGTTCCTGGGACCCAGACTGATGGAGAAATCTGTTAGAGGCAGGATCGAGGGTTGAGCACTAGCATTTAGACCCTTCCACCTGGAAGAGACATGCTACTCACATTCTCTTGGCCAAAGCAAAGTCATGTTCACGGCTAACTTCAAAGGGGCAGAAAGGAGAAATAAGCCAGAAACTGGTGAACAGCAATGTCTGCTAATTACTGATAGGACTAGCCTGGTCATGTCCTATGGAGTTTGGCTTTACAAGACCTCTTACAGAAGTTGTGTCAAGTTACCGAAACTGTAAAGTGATTTGTTATATAGAAAATAGCCCTCAGCCTCCACACTGAACCTGAGCACTTCTGAAGGAAGCACACAGCTCTCCAAGCCGGCcctgccaggtgccccctcacccACCAAGAGCTTGCGTGTCCCCCTGGCTCTGGCTGGAAGCCTGGAGGCCATTTTCTGTAGGTCCTCTGACAAATCTTAGCCCAACTGTTGGGGAAGGCTGGGACTAACTAGCCCAGGACATGACCCGGGAAGATGAAAGATTCTGTGGGAGGGCTAAGTATTAGTTGCAAAAGGGGACTACGggcttttatttatgtatgtgctACTCAGATGCTCAGGAAAATTCTGGCTGCCACCCCATAAGGTCTGCAGTTCAAGGAAAACCTTTCTTCTGAGCTCATTCACTGAGTGGCAGGAGCAGTTACCCCAGAAAGAGACCAGGTACCCAAGTAACCATTATTTAACAACACAAAACGAATCTTTCAGGGAAACAGGCTGGAAGAGGCAAAGGCACCGTTTTAGTGTTTTATTATGAATAGGCTGTTGTAAAGTTCCATATTGCATTTTCAGTATAAGGCAACACTGCACAGCTTCAGGTTTCATCACAATGGATGAAAAACACTTTCTAACTTCCTTGCTAATTCTCAGTATGGTTGAACACTTGACAGAAGGTGAGGTCAATTCATCGCGCCCTCTGTTGATGGCCCCTTTGTCTTTTCAAGTCCTCCAGTAGAAAATTGGGTAGGACTGCCGATTCTCTGCTATTCCGATGTACTTTCTTGGTTCCAGATGACTGACGGTGCAATTTTGTTGCATTGGTGAGGGGCCTATGCCCACATATTTAGAGCAGAGCACTACGGGTGGCCATCAAGGTCACGATGCTCCGGAGTTAAAGAAACATCATCTGATTTGTGGTATGTGAGACTGGGATGCGCCTCTATTCGTTGATCTCCTCTTCATCGTCCTCAAAAGCTTCCTCGCCGTCGTTGGCCGTGGCTTCTTGATACTGCTGGTACTCGGACACCAGGTCGTTCATGttgctctctgcttctgtgaactCCATCTCGTCCATACCCTCGCCCGTGAACCAGTGCAGGAAGGCCTTGCGCCGGAACATGGCGGAAAACTGCTCTGAGATGCGCTTGAACAGCTCCTGAATGGCCGTGCTGTTGCCGATGAAGGTGGAGGCCATCTTGAGGCCACGTGGCGGGATGTCGCACACGGCCACCTTGACGTTGTTGGGGATCCACTCGACGAAGTAGCTGCTGTTCTTGTTCTGGATGGCCAGCATCTGCTCGTCCACCTCCTTCATGGACATGGGGCCCCGGAAGACGGTGGCCACGGTCAGGTAGCGGCCGTGGCGCGGGTCGCAGGCGGCCATCATGTTCTTGGCGTCGAACATCTGCTGGGTGAGCTCGGGCACCGTGAGCGCGCGGTACTGCTGGCTGCCGCGGGCGGTGAGCGGTGCAAAGCCGGGCATGAAGAAGTGCAGGCGCGGGAAGGGCACCATGTTCACAGCCAGCTTGCGCAGGTCGGCGTTGAGCTGGCCCGGGAAGCGCAGAGAGGTGGTGACGCCGCTCATGGTGGCCGACACCAGGTGGTTGAGGTCTCCGTACGTGGGGGTGGTCAGTTTCAGGGTACGGAAGCAGATGTCGTACAGGGCCTCGTTGTCGATGCAGTAGGTCTCGTCGGTGTTCTCCACCAGCTGGTGCACGGACAGCGTGGCGTTGTAGGGCTCCACCACCGTGTCCGACACCTTGGGTGAGGGCATGACGCTGAAGGTA encodes the following:
- the TUBB6 gene encoding tubulin beta-6 chain yields the protein MREIVHIQAGQCGNQIGTKFWEVISDEHGIDPAGGYVGDSALQLERINVYYNESSSQKYVPRAALVDLEPGTMDSVRSGPFGHLFRPDNFIFGQTGAGNNWAKGHYTEGAELVDSVLDVVRKECEHCDCLQGFQLTHSLGGGTGSGMGTLLISKIREEYPDRIMNTFSVMPSPKVSDTVVEPYNATLSVHQLVENTDETYCIDNEALYDICFRTLKLTTPTYGDLNHLVSATMSGVTTSLRFPGQLNADLRKLAVNMVPFPRLHFFMPGFAPLTARGSQQYRALTVPELTQQMFDAKNMMAACDPRHGRYLTVATVFRGPMSMKEVDEQMLAIQNKNSSYFVEWIPNNVKVAVCDIPPRGLKMASTFIGNSTAIQELFKRISEQFSAMFRRKAFLHWFTGEGMDEMEFTEAESNMNDLVSEYQQYQEATANDGEEAFEDDEEEINE